Below is a window of Taeniopygia guttata chromosome 23, bTaeGut7.mat, whole genome shotgun sequence DNA.
TTGtttttccagctcctccttttcctcttccagctctgcaatcttggaaaaaaaagtacatatGTCTCAAGTTTTGTTGGCAAACAGTCAATTTTCAGTTCAGATGGGactgatgccttgagaggctacctggaacagaggctgggcagagttaaaggaataaaggaggtgtttattaaaaggcctttgGGCAGTGCAAGAGCCTGGACAAGGGTACACCCAAAACGGACCCCGAGtcatgagttttcacacttttataagtattggtccatttccatattggggtAAATTGTCCAATTtcagcttcaggttatgaagttCCATCTTCCCAGTTTGCTCTCAATTTGCTGTTGTTCatactttttgggcctgaagctgtaATGGtgttctcaggctggaaaaggattgttttgtgactaaactgtgaagagaacttgctgacactatatgaagttcagagctATATCCTAgtgcagtacagaatctgaaaaatacaagAGCTAAAATGTAAGGCATCAGGACCAAGTGGTGTGTGGAGCAGTCTCTAAAGCTGTAGAAGAAACTTCAGAAGTGCAGCTAAGCCTGAGGACAGTGAGCTGAGTATTTTGATGGTCTTTGCTGCCATCCTGTGGAAACGGCAACAATGAGTTTAAGGATATAAAATCTGCTATGGGGCCCTAAGGCATCACTCCTGTTGTCTCACTTTAGTTTTCAGTGAAGACAAAAGATAACAGGTTTCAGTAAAACAATTGTATTATATTAATTGGGATACTAGGACTAATTAAACTCTGCTTTTGCATTGTTTTCAACAGTAAAAGACAAATTCAGTATCCTAGTTCATTCATAGCGAGCAGAGACAGTGGACTATATTCTTAATGTAATTATTTAGAATCCGTTGTCCAGTGGGAAGCTGTGAAGATTTCAAGAGCACAAATTCCCTGACCACTATGAAAGAAGGATCTTTCCATAAAATAACCCACCACAACAGAAACTTGACATTCACTGTAAGGCAAACAGGAAGGTGTCCAGGTGGAAGGTGGAAGTTTGGAATTAGCATACAGGACAAAAACTCTACTGTGCAGACCAtgggaaaagaaacaactgCTTACACCCTATGTAGCCTTTACACCCTTTTCTCCAGGTGGTCTTTACATCCTTTTCTCCAAGTCCCTCATCCTTTTCTCCAAGTGGCCTTTCCACCTTTTTCTCCGAATGGTCTTTACACCCTGTTCTCCAGGTTCCTCACCCTTTTCTCCAAGTGGCCTTTACACCCTTTTCTCCAAATCCTTCATCCTTTTATCCAGTGGCCTTTACACAATTTCCTCCAAGTGGCCTTTACACCCTTTTCTCCAAATCCTTCATCCTTTTCTCCAAGTCTTGTACCCTTTTCTCCAAGTGGCCTTTACACCCTTTGCTCCAAATCCTTCATCCTTTTCTTCAAGTCCCTCACCCTTTTCTCTAGGTGGCCTTTCCACCCTTTTCCCCCAGTCCCTCACCCTTTTCTCCAAGCAGTCTTTACATCCTTTTCTCCAAGTCCCTCACCCTTCTCTCCAAGTGGTCTTTAACCCTTTTCTCCAAGTCCCTCATCCTGTGATCTTTACATCCTTTTTTCCAAATCCTTCACCTTTTCCTCCAAGTGGTCTTTACATCCTTTTCTCCAAATCCTTCATCCTTTTCTCCATGTGGCCTTTCCACCCTTTTCCCCCAGTCCCTCACCATTTTCTCCAAGTGGTCTTTAACCCTTTTCTCCAAATCCTtcatccttttctccaggtgGCCTTTCCACCCTTTTCCCCCAGTCCCTCACCCTTTTCTCCAAGTGGCCTTTACACCCTTTTCTCCAAATCCTTCACCCTTTTCTCCAAGTTTTGTACACTTTTCTCCAAGTGGTCTTTACATCCTTTGCTCCAAATCCTTCATCCTTTTCTTCAAGTCCCTCACCCTGTTCTCCAGGTGGCCTTTCCAGCCTTTCCCCCAGTCCCTCACCCTGTTCCCCAGGTGGtctttcccccctttccccagTCCCTCACCcttttcccccagcccctcaccctcTTCTCCAGGTGGGCCTTGCCCTGCTCGGCCAGCAGCGCCTTGCGCACGCCGAAGGCCACGCTGCTCTCGTAGAGCGCCTGGTATGCCGCGAGCGTGAGGCGCAGCTCGTCCCGCAcgcgcagcagcagcagcccccgcTCGGCACAGCTCACCGTGGTCTGCCGGATCAGCTCGTCTGCAAGGGGGAAACACAGGCTGCAGTGCCCaactaagtgccacatccagtctttttttaaacacaccagggatggtgactccaccacctccctgggcaaacCACTCCAGTACTTTTATCACCCTTTCTATAAAAAACCTTTCCCTTATATTCAACCTGTACTTCCCTTGGTGCAGTTTAAGATTGCTAATAATAATTGTCCCTATTCCGTGGCGGTGTAAAATAGGGTTCTGGAAGGGCAAATGTGGCTCTGAAGGGTCAGTGGGGTCCTGAGATGTAAATGGGGTCCTGGAAGTGTAAAGGTGGTTTTCAAAGAATAAAGGGGTCCTGGAAGTGTAAAGGTGGTTTTCAAAGAATAAATGGGGTCCTGGAAGTGTAAAGGTGGTTTTCAAAGAATAAATGGGGTCCTGGAAGTGTAAAGGTGGTTTTCAAAGGCTAAATGAGGTTCTGGAAGGGTAAATGGGGCCCTGAGGGGAAAATTAAGTCCTGGAAGTGATACTtttaagttttagcttttgtACAGAAGGGTAAAGAGGGTTCTGAGGGAATAGAGAGGGTCCTGGGGAGGTAAATGCAGGCCTTTGGGGTAAATGGGCCCACATTTAGGACATGGCATCCCCTGGGGACAGTAATAATTGATTTGGTTAGTTCCATTGCAGCTGTAGCATTGAGCACAGCAGGTAAAAGCAGAGTGGTGGTGCAGCTCTTCGGGCAATGCCCTAAAGCTGCAAGAGCAAGCATTCAAAAACGTGAAATGACTTGTTGCAGTCATGGGGGAGCCCTCAGAGGTTCCTGCTCGCCAACCCGCGGCCACTGCTTGCCTCCGGGAGACCAGCACTGTGTCACCAGCGTGTGTAACACGCACACGGCTCCAGTTTACTTTAAACAAACAACTAGGAGGACCCCCGAGAGGGTTCAGAGCAGTTTCCAGGCGCAGGCTGTGCACTGACCGAAGCACTGCGTGTAGAGCTCCCTGCGCACGGGGCACAGCCCGGTCTCCCGCGCCTGCCGCTGCTGCAGCTGCcggtccagctgctcctgcagctgcagcacgtCCCGGCGGGTGCTGGGCGCGGCGGACACCTCCTGCACCCAGCGCTTCTGCGCCTCCTCCCACTCCCTGCAGAGAAGCACGGCCGTTACCGGAGCCGCCGGGCGGCCCGCGGGcaccgccggcccggcccggccccgctcaccGCGGCGGCAGGATGGCGTTCAGGAGCTCCTGCGGCTGCTGCGCGGACGAGAGGCCGGCGGGGCTGCGCGGGGCCCGACCCTGCGGGAACACGAGAGGGCAGCGCCGTAAGGGCGGCCGGGGCACCGCGGCCCCTCGGCCACCCGCGGTGCCCCCGCGAGCC
It encodes the following:
- the DNALI1 gene encoding axonemal dynein light intermediate polypeptide 1; its protein translation is MAAPPESLLRYCPPVLLSRRGDTASAPGRAPRSPAGLSSAQQPQELLNAILPPREWEEAQKRWVQEVSAAPSTRRDVLQLQEQLDRQLQQRQARETGLCPVRRELYTQCFDELIRQTTVSCAERGLLLLRVRDELRLTLAAYQALYESSVAFGVRKALLAEQGKAHLEKRIAELEEEKEELEKQVSEEKAKCEAIERQETERREIEEKKHSEEVLFLKRTNQQLKAQLECIIAAKN